TCCTGAGCTGAGGGGGTTCACACTCGATGTCGCGCGCTGCCTAGCGACCCTTTATCCATTAATGATGCTAGGGATTTATACCCGCGCCAATAATCTCCTAAAAGTTTCAATAGCTTGGGGGAGGAAAGCCACCGAGGGAAAGGAGATTACGAGTAGGTTGATGTCACTAGCCGAGGCACACCAAGGTCTACTCGAAGTTGGCCATAGATGGCTTGAAATAGTAGTATCCGCCGAAGTAATGGATCAAGTTAAGGCCCTATTAAAGTGTTAAGAGTTGAAGCTAAGAGTTGAAGTTAGACTGAGATTAAACTCACCTGATCTAGCAGCTTCAGCTGCGAGGGCCATTGAGGTGGATAATCGTCAGTCCCCTAAAGATATCGTAGTGGCCTGTGAAGCAAGAGACAACGAATTAACAATAAGCATCGCCTGCGAGAAACCATTGAGAACCCTCTCGACGATAGAGGACTTATTTACTTGTTTGGCGCCACTCATAAGGCTTAAGGACTTGCTTTAAACACATAGACTTGATAAGAAAAAACTTTAGTTTAAGCCCCCACTGGGGCCTAGTTAAGCTTGAGGTTTAGGCTTAAGGCTTGGCTAGAG
The nucleotide sequence above comes from Candidatus Nezhaarchaeota archaeon. Encoded proteins:
- a CDS encoding KEOPS complex subunit Pcc1, encoding MKLRVEVRLRLNSPDLAASAARAIEVDNRQSPKDIVVACEARDNELTISIACEKPLRTLSTIEDLFTCLAPLIRLKDLL